The nucleotide window CCGCGCTCTATCCCGCGCTAACCTGGACGGATCCGAAGTAGAAATACTGCTGTCGGGCGTATGGTTTGGCCCTTTCCTCAAACATATTGACCTGGATTTGCAAAACGGAAAAATCTACTGGACGTACCCGGATCATGACGCCATCGGTCGGTCAAACCTCGATGGTTCGGACTTTCAGATTATCATAGAGCGAGACGTAAACAGGGAGGACGGGTTTGCCCAACCTCGAGGTATCGCTTTGGATGTACTGGGAGGAAAGCTGTATTGGACTGACCACGGCATTAAAACCATCGAACGCGCCAACCTCGATGGCTCCGCTCGTGAGGTCCTAGTGTCGACCGCCTTGTCCCGGCCCGAAGAAATAGCGCTTGACGTACAAGGCGGCAAAATGTACTGGACCGATGCGCTTACGCGTAGGGTCGAGCGTGCAAACCTCGATGGCTCCGAACGGGAAGTCATCGCAGCTACGGCGCTTACGGGCCCCTACGGGATTACCGTGGACCCCAAACGAGGCCGGGTTTATTGGGTAGACCAGAATAGGTACTCCTATCCGGCTGGACCGGCGGTGATATGGAGCGCCAACCTGGACGGCTCAGATGGAACCTTTTTCGTCACGGATGGGCTTTCCGACCCGAGAGGGATAAACCTGGATGTAAATAAGGGCCTGTTGTACTGGACCGATAGTAATACTATCCAGCGTGTAAATCTGGATGGTTCCGCCAGGGAAACGCGTCTGAGATCCGACATGCTCTTACCGGATGCAATCACGCTCGACAGGTCCTCTGGAAAGGTCTATTGGACCGACCATGAAGCAAAAACGATCGAACGCGCCAATCTGGATGGGACATCCAGGGAAATCCTGCTTTCAACCGAAAATACCATCGTCACCTCGATCGCACTGGACGTCTCAGCCGGCAAGATGTACTGGACCGACAGGTTGACGAAAACCATAAAGCGGGCCAACCTGGACGGCACGAACATCGAAACCGTGATCTCCGCCGAACTTAGTGAACCCAATGGCCTGGCCATCGACCCATTGGGAGGCAACGTGTACTGGTCTGATTATACCAAGCAAACGCTTGAGCGGGCTAACCTGGATGGTACGGATAGGGTGGTGCTTCTCTCGAAGTCCTCCAGCGCACCCGCTGTCGTTGGCGGCAAGATCGCCCTGGACCCTCAGGCTGGCAAGGTGTACTGGGTCGGGGGTCGCCAGGAGATCGCTACCATCGAGAGCGTAAATCTCGATGGCACCGACCAGCAGATGCTCCGAGGAATAGCGAACACCCCTTTATTGTCATTCTCTCTTGACGTTGAAACCGGCAAGATGTACTGGCTCGAGGGACACACTACCATCAACCGCGCCAATCTGAACGGTTCTATTAAGGTGACCGTGAAGAATGATCTGACCCATGCATCGTCGATCGCATTTTATAGACCGCCGACGGCAACAGCCATCGACAACGAACCTCCCTCCGAAACACCCACCGACCTGGCGCTGCTGGCCGTTTACCCCAACCCGTTCCGGAGCGCGAGCACCATCGAGTACACGCTCCCCGAACCAGGGCCTGTGTCGATGAAGGTGTTCGACGTCCTCGGCCGGGAGGTCGCCACACTCGTCGAACGCGACCTGCCGGCTGGCCCTCACAGGGCCGAGTGGAATGATGACATGCCGGCGGGGGTGTACCTGGTTCGCCTGGAAGCCGTGGGCCAGATCAGATCCCAATCGATCGTGCGGGTGGAATAGGGGCGTGCCCCCTCGCCGAGACATCGACGCAGGCCGGCGGCGTATCCTCTCTGTTCAGTTTACCTTTTTGCATCGTCCGCGGATGTGGCGTTTTTCATACTGATGCGTGCGCTGACAATGCCCAGCACACCGAGAACCACCCACGTCATGAGTACGCTGAGCAGCGCTAACCCTATAAGTCCGAGGCCCACCGCTACGCCGGTGGCCGCGGTCATGAAAATTCCGGCGGCCGTCGTCAGTCCCTCGATCTCACCTTCATCGCTGCGCTTAAGAATCGCGCCGGCGCCAATAAAGCCGATTCCGGTTATAATCCCCTGTACCGCCCGCGAGATTCCATCCACCGACAACTCCGCCGCGGCACAGCTGATGATTAATAGCGTGCTGCCCATCGCGACGAGCATGTGCGTGCGCAGGCCGGCCGCCTTGCCGGCGCGCTCGCGTTCGTAGCCAACGATCGCGCCCAGAAGCATTGCCGCGACGAGCCGGATGACGAAGCGTGTGAACTGAGTCCAATCAGGTAGACCGCCGGTGAGTTCTTCGAGTAAAATATCCATGGGGACGCTCTCTATGTCTGAGGTTGTAGTTCAGCCGACATCTGCACGTGACGCGAAGCGCCGTTAGCAACGGGCATGCCCGGCCCCTCCTGCTCCGCCCTCTGGCCAGGGAAGCACTACTACGATTGGGATTGGATTTGTTCTACCCCTGGGTAGTATGTTAGACCTGCCTCGTTTGATCCGCAGATAGACACCCGGAGCCATGCTGCAAAGCTACTTCACCATCGCCTGGCGCAGTCTGCGCCGGCAAGCCGGTTACGCGGCCATCAACCTGTTCGGCCTTGCGCTTGGCATCGCCTGCTTCCTCCTGGCGATACTCTTCATCCGCCACGAATACAGCTTCGACACCTATCACCCCGATGCCGATCGGCTGTACCGCCTCGTCGTTCTCAGTGGGTTTGGGGAGAAACAGTGGGGGACGGCACGGCTGGCGACCCCCTGCCGGAGATGGACGCATCGTCCACGGACGTCGAACAGGTAACACGCATCAGACGCTGCGGCACGGATCGCATCGAACACGATGGGACCTGGTACCTGGACGTCACGATGAAGTGCGCGGAAAGCGGCCTGTTTGGCGTACTTGGATTCGATCTGCTTCGGGGTGATCCTGGCCAGGTGCTCGATAGGCCGCATACGGCCGTCGTTACGTCTTCGCTTGCCGAACGTCTGTTCGGCCAAGAAGACCCGATCGGACGCACCCTGCCCATTCAGGTCTTCGACACGCTCGCCGCCGTTGAAATCACCGGCGTGATGGCCGACATCCCGAAAAACACGCATTCACGGCCGACCTTTTCCTCTCACGCGCATCGCTGAGCGGGACGCGCCTCTGCCTCGACTGCGGCGGCGAATCCATCTATGCACGGCTGAAGCCTGGCGCGGATACCGATGCCCTCTCCGTGCGCATCCTGACCCTAATCCGCGACACACAGGGTAAGTCACATGTGGAGGACATCGATTTTGAGCTGGTCACGGCTATCCACTTTTCTTCCATTTTTACCGAGCGGCAGGGTGATAGCCGGTACGTATGGCTCCTCTCGGCCATCGCGCTGATCGTGCTGCTTATTGCCTGCGCGAACTATATGAACCTGGCCACGGCCCGCGCGATGAACCGGCGGCGTGAAGTGGGACTTCGCAAGGTAGTTGGCGCGCATCGCACACAGCTCATGCGCCAGTTCCTTGTCGAGGCGATCGTACTCGCCGCGCTGGCGCTGCCTGTGGCTGTGCTGTTTCTCCTTGCCGCCCTCCCGACGTTTAATGCTCTGGCCGAAACAGACGTCCGGCTCCTTACAGCCGACTTCGTCAAATTGGTCGCCATCGCGGCCGTACTGGCCGTGCCGATCGCCTACTATGCCGCTAAGCGGTGGCTAGAGGCCTTTGCCTTTCACATCGACATCGCGCCAACGCCGTTCCTGGCCGCCGGCATCGTCGCCCTCCTTGTGGCCATGGCTACAACAGGGTTCCAGGCGTACCGCGCGACGCGGACGGATCCCGTCGAATCGCTGCGGCATG belongs to Rhodothermales bacterium and includes:
- a CDS encoding ABC transporter permease is translated as MLQSYFTIAWRSLRRQAGYAAINLFGLALGIACFLLAILFIRHEYSFDTYHPDADRLYRLVVLSGFGEKQWGTARLATPCRRWTHRPRTSNR
- a CDS encoding FtsX-like permease family protein; the protein is MRILTLIRDTQGKSHVEDIDFELVTAIHFSSIFTERQGDSRYVWLLSAIALIVLLIACANYMNLATARAMNRRREVGLRKVVGAHRTQLMRQFLVEAIVLAALALPVAVLFLLAALPTFNALAETDVRLLTADFVKLVAIAAVLAVPIAYYAAKRWLEAFAFHIDIAPTPFLAAGIVALLVAMATTGFQAYRATRTDPVESLRHE
- a CDS encoding ABC transporter permease → MDASSTDVEQVTRIRRCGTDRIEHDGTWYLDVTMKCAESGLFGVLGFDLLRGDPGQVLDRPHTAVVTSSLAERLFGQEDPIGRTLPIQVFDTLAAVEITGVMADIPKNTHSRPTFSSHAHR
- a CDS encoding SMP-30/gluconolactonase/LRE family protein, whose protein sequence is MTVAIDTRIAFLPNGYRSDALWRFREMKSSRAALCTLLIAVLLAASSPMVQAQEAGEIFWTNIRGIHRTDLATRSTSTVLNVTLSAADGIALDTLAGKMYWTDQGTRALSRANLDGSEVEILLSGVWFGPFLKHIDLDLQNGKIYWTYPDHDAIGRSNLDGSDFQIIIERDVNREDGFAQPRGIALDVLGGKLYWTDHGIKTIERANLDGSAREVLVSTALSRPEEIALDVQGGKMYWTDALTRRVERANLDGSEREVIAATALTGPYGITVDPKRGRVYWVDQNRYSYPAGPAVIWSANLDGSDGTFFVTDGLSDPRGINLDVNKGLLYWTDSNTIQRVNLDGSARETRLRSDMLLPDAITLDRSSGKVYWTDHEAKTIERANLDGTSREILLSTENTIVTSIALDVSAGKMYWTDRLTKTIKRANLDGTNIETVISAELSEPNGLAIDPLGGNVYWSDYTKQTLERANLDGTDRVVLLSKSSSAPAVVGGKIALDPQAGKVYWVGGRQEIATIESVNLDGTDQQMLRGIANTPLLSFSLDVETGKMYWLEGHTTINRANLNGSIKVTVKNDLTHASSIAFYRPPTATAIDNEPPSETPTDLALLAVYPNPFRSASTIEYTLPEPGPVSMKVFDVLGREVATLVERDLPAGPHRAEWNDDMPAGVYLVRLEAVGQIRSQSIVRVE
- a CDS encoding MgtC/SapB family protein translates to MDILLEELTGGLPDWTQFTRFVIRLVAAMLLGAIVGYERERAGKAAGLRTHMLVAMGSTLLIISCAAAELSVDGISRAVQGIITGIGFIGAGAILKRSDEGEIEGLTTAAGIFMTAATGVAVGLGLIGLALLSVLMTWVVLGVLGIVSARISMKNATSADDAKR